In a single window of the Pseudomonadota bacterium genome:
- a CDS encoding carboxymuconolactone decarboxylase family protein translates to MDDEAAKKRTQETAKKLFGKGIKMDPPYLMWKEFDRDLANNLSMFITGNLYSRTVLTLPERQMVACAMLAALGASEELKLHVNATLNVGCDPKKLAEVFFQLAPYGGMPLVNKALEVYREVLKERGEWDTFKKQ, encoded by the coding sequence GTGGATGATGAAGCAGCAAAAAAAAGGACCCAGGAGACTGCAAAGAAACTATTCGGTAAGGGGATCAAGATGGACCCTCCGTACCTGATGTGGAAGGAATTTGACAGAGACCTTGCCAATAACCTTTCGATGTTCATTACAGGTAACCTTTATTCGAGGACTGTTCTGACGCTTCCGGAAAGACAGATGGTTGCTTGTGCCATGCTGGCAGCCCTTGGTGCTTCCGAGGAATTAAAGCTCCATGTAAATGCAACCTTGAATGTCGGCTGTGACCCTAAAAAGCTTGCGGAGGTCTTTTTTCAATTAGCCCCCTATGGGGGCATGCCACTCGTCAATAAGGCACTTGAGGTCTACCGTGAAGTTCTGAAAGAAAGAGGGGAATGGGACACCTTCAAGAAGCAATGA